A region of Streptomyces deccanensis DNA encodes the following proteins:
- a CDS encoding aldehyde dehydrogenase family protein gives MTATHAFWLAGRQATGESTFDVTSPWDGRSVGRVSVPTDEQVEEAVAAAYAVRDELAATPAHVRAAVLDRVSRRLVERTEEIAQLISAENGKPIKWARGEVGRAVSVFRFAAEEARRFNGGEAQRLDTDLGGQGRLALTRRFPKGAVLGIAPFNFPLNLCAHKIAPAIAAGVPIILKPAPATPLSGLIIGELLAEAEAHAAGAAGTAGAGAGTVLPAGSWSILPVANDRMPALVQDERLPVISFTGSEKVGYAIMDSVPRKHCTLELGGNGAAVVLADYASDADLDWAATRIATFSNYQGGQSCISVQRVIVDASVYDRLLPRIVAAVEAQVTGDPSDGATDVGPLVDENAAKRVETWVREAVDAGASLLTGGKRDGATYAPTVLADVPADVTLSCEEVFGPVLTVRKVDGEAEAFAAVNDSKYGLQAGVFTHDLQTAFRAHRALEVGGVIIGDVPSYRADQMPYGGVKQSGVGREGVRFAMDDYTYERVMVLTGIQL, from the coding sequence ATGACCGCCACTCACGCCTTCTGGCTCGCGGGCCGTCAGGCCACCGGTGAGAGCACGTTCGATGTGACGTCGCCCTGGGACGGCCGGTCGGTCGGCAGGGTGAGCGTGCCGACGGACGAGCAGGTCGAGGAGGCCGTGGCTGCCGCGTACGCCGTGCGGGACGAGCTCGCGGCGACGCCGGCGCACGTGCGGGCCGCGGTCCTGGACCGGGTCAGCAGGCGTCTGGTCGAGCGGACCGAGGAGATCGCGCAACTGATCTCCGCCGAGAACGGCAAGCCGATCAAGTGGGCGCGCGGCGAGGTCGGCCGGGCCGTCTCGGTGTTCCGGTTCGCGGCCGAGGAGGCCCGGCGGTTCAACGGCGGCGAGGCGCAGCGGCTCGACACCGACCTCGGCGGTCAGGGGCGACTGGCCCTCACGCGCCGCTTCCCCAAGGGCGCCGTCCTCGGCATCGCGCCCTTCAACTTCCCGCTGAACCTCTGCGCGCACAAGATCGCCCCCGCGATCGCCGCCGGTGTGCCGATCATCCTGAAGCCCGCCCCGGCCACCCCTCTCTCGGGTCTGATCATCGGAGAACTGCTCGCCGAGGCAGAGGCCCACGCGGCGGGCGCGGCCGGTACGGCCGGCGCGGGAGCCGGGACTGTCCTTCCGGCCGGCTCCTGGAGCATCCTCCCCGTCGCCAACGACCGCATGCCCGCCCTCGTCCAGGACGAGCGGCTCCCCGTGATCTCGTTCACCGGCTCCGAGAAGGTCGGCTACGCGATCATGGACTCGGTGCCGCGCAAGCACTGCACGCTGGAGCTCGGCGGCAACGGCGCGGCCGTCGTCCTCGCCGACTACGCCTCCGACGCGGACCTCGACTGGGCCGCCACCCGCATCGCGACCTTCTCGAACTACCAGGGCGGCCAGTCCTGCATCTCCGTGCAGCGGGTGATCGTGGACGCGTCCGTGTACGACCGGCTGCTGCCGCGCATCGTCGCCGCGGTCGAGGCCCAGGTGACCGGTGACCCGTCCGACGGCGCCACCGACGTCGGGCCGCTGGTCGACGAGAACGCCGCCAAGAGGGTCGAGACGTGGGTCCGGGAGGCGGTCGACGCCGGGGCCTCCCTCCTCACCGGCGGCAAGCGGGACGGCGCCACGTACGCGCCGACCGTCCTGGCCGACGTACCCGCCGACGTGACCCTCTCCTGCGAGGAGGTCTTCGGGCCCGTTCTCACCGTACGGAAGGTGGACGGGGAGGCCGAGGCCTTCGCCGCCGTCAACGACTCCAAGTACGGCCTCCAGGCGGGCGTTTTCACCCATGACCTGCAGACCGCCTTCCGCGCCCACCGCGCGCTGGAGGTCGGCGGCGTGATCATCGGCGACGTGCCCTCCTACCGCGCCGACCAGATGCCGTACGGCGGCGTGAAGCAGTCCGGAGTGGGGCGCGAGGGCGTGAGGTTCGCGATGGACGACTACACCTACGAGCGGGTCATGGTCCTGACGGGGATCCAGCTCTGA
- a CDS encoding PucR family transcriptional regulator has product MPPTLASLVHHSALKLTVRAGEDRLDVPVRWAHASELADPVPYMEGGELLLITALKLDAEDPEAMRRYVRRLVGAGVVGLGFAVGVHYEDIPEALVDAAEGEGLPLLEVPRRTPFLAISKAVSAAISAEQYRAVTAGFAAQRELTRQALTAGPEGLLGALAGQVDGWAALYDASGAVVAVAPEWAERRAGRLVADAERLRDRPAPASAVVGGEDRVELHSLGTGRRARAALAVGTAAALGTAERYAVHSAIALLTLTTERSGSLHAAEQRIGAAVLRMLLAGECDHARAVAGDLYGDLLDAPFRLILAEAASASAARARMEGAVGAVSTAVSVEGVAGEGARAAVVGGGREGARASGAGGAAAGVAADVVRAAAGAAAGGDSGGELLGQLVEVVEAAAARAGEAVLVVPDGERLVVLAVDGGAAVAACGEFAAALETARAAGRDPVSAGGSASASASAVGSVEEEELVVGLSAPAGPIAAAAAYKQAEQALSVARRRGRCLVEHEELAAGSVLPLLGDDAVRAFADSLLRPLREHDATGRGDLVASLRAWLSRHGQWDAAAADLGVHRHTLRYRMRRVEEILGRSLDDPDVRMELWLALKATAAAGE; this is encoded by the coding sequence ATGCCCCCGACGCTCGCCTCGCTCGTCCACCACTCCGCGCTCAAGCTGACCGTGCGGGCGGGCGAGGACCGCCTCGACGTGCCGGTGCGCTGGGCGCACGCCAGCGAGCTCGCGGACCCCGTGCCGTACATGGAGGGCGGGGAGCTGCTGCTGATCACCGCGTTGAAGCTGGACGCGGAGGATCCGGAGGCGATGCGGCGCTATGTACGGAGGCTGGTGGGGGCCGGGGTCGTCGGGCTCGGGTTCGCCGTCGGGGTGCACTACGAGGACATCCCCGAGGCGCTCGTCGACGCGGCCGAGGGGGAGGGGCTGCCCCTGTTGGAAGTGCCCCGGCGCACGCCCTTCCTCGCCATCAGCAAGGCGGTGTCGGCCGCGATCTCCGCCGAGCAGTACCGGGCGGTGACGGCGGGCTTCGCGGCGCAGCGGGAACTCACCAGGCAGGCGTTGACCGCCGGGCCCGAAGGGCTGCTGGGCGCGCTCGCGGGGCAGGTCGACGGGTGGGCGGCCCTGTACGACGCCTCCGGCGCGGTCGTCGCGGTGGCGCCCGAGTGGGCGGAGCGGCGGGCCGGGCGGCTCGTCGCCGATGCCGAACGGCTGCGCGACCGGCCCGCTCCGGCCAGCGCGGTCGTCGGCGGCGAGGACCGCGTCGAACTGCACTCCCTCGGCACCGGCCGCCGGGCCCGCGCGGCGCTCGCCGTCGGCACGGCGGCGGCTCTCGGTACGGCCGAGCGGTACGCCGTCCACTCCGCGATCGCCCTCCTCACCCTCACGACGGAACGGTCGGGCTCGTTGCACGCCGCCGAGCAGCGGATCGGCGCGGCGGTGCTGCGCATGCTGCTGGCCGGGGAGTGCGACCACGCGCGTGCCGTCGCCGGGGATCTGTACGGGGACCTCCTGGACGCCCCGTTCCGGCTGATCCTCGCGGAGGCGGCCTCGGCTTCGGCCGCGCGGGCGCGGATGGAGGGGGCGGTGGGGGCGGTGAGTACGGCGGTGTCCGTGGAGGGGGTGGCCGGGGAAGGGGCTCGCGCCGCAGTCGTCGGCGGGGGCAGGGAAGGGGCCCGTGCCTCCGGGGCGGGGGGTGCGGCTGCGGGCGTGGCCGCCGATGTCGTACGGGCCGCCGCGGGCGCGGCCGCCGGTGGTGACTCGGGTGGGGAACTGCTCGGACAGCTCGTCGAGGTGGTGGAGGCGGCCGCGGCGCGCGCCGGGGAGGCGGTGCTCGTGGTGCCCGACGGGGAGCGCCTCGTCGTGCTCGCCGTGGACGGGGGTGCGGCGGTCGCCGCGTGCGGGGAGTTCGCGGCGGCGTTGGAGACGGCTCGGGCGGCGGGGCGGGACCCGGTGTCCGCCGGCGGGTCCGCTTCCGCGTCCGCCTCCGCCGTGGGCTCGGTCGAGGAGGAGGAGCTCGTCGTCGGGCTGTCCGCGCCGGCGGGGCCGATAGCGGCCGCCGCGGCGTACAAGCAGGCCGAGCAGGCGCTGTCCGTCGCTCGGCGCCGGGGGCGTTGCCTGGTCGAGCACGAGGAACTGGCGGCGGGGTCCGTGCTGCCGCTGCTCGGGGACGACGCCGTGCGGGCCTTCGCCGACAGCCTGCTCCGTCCGCTGCGGGAGCACGACGCGACGGGGCGGGGGGATCTGGTCGCCTCGCTGCGGGCGTGGTTGTCGCGCCACGGACAGTGGGACGCGGCCGCCGCGGACCTGGGGGTGCACCGGCACACGCTGCGCTACCGGATGCGCCGGGTGGAGGAGATCCTCGGCCGCTCGCTGGACGATCCGGACGTGCGGATGGAGCTGTGGCTGGCCCTGAAGGCGACGGCCGCGGCGGGGGAGTAG
- a CDS encoding DUF1772 domain-containing protein → MLDALEVVTTVVIGLMVGVEFSVAFVINPILNALPDDSVVLGRAHGGRMLGAVMPVWYITSLVLVGVWAVAGRQGDGTGLVVTAGGLLIVSVIMSLLLLVPINNRGRTWTPENRPEDWKAQMNRWDRFHYARVAVIVAAFTLLVAALA, encoded by the coding sequence ATGCTCGACGCACTTGAGGTGGTCACCACCGTCGTCATCGGACTGATGGTGGGGGTGGAGTTCTCGGTCGCCTTCGTCATCAACCCGATCCTCAACGCGCTCCCCGACGACAGCGTGGTGCTCGGCCGTGCCCACGGGGGGCGGATGCTGGGTGCGGTGATGCCCGTCTGGTACATCACCTCGCTCGTCCTCGTCGGGGTCTGGGCCGTGGCCGGACGGCAGGGCGACGGCACGGGCCTGGTGGTCACCGCGGGCGGGCTGCTGATCGTCAGCGTGATCATGTCGCTGCTGCTGCTCGTCCCGATCAACAACCGGGGCAGGACCTGGACGCCCGAGAACCGCCCCGAGGACTGGAAAGCGCAGATGAACCGCTGGGACCGCTTCCACTACGCCCGCGTGGCCGTCATCGTCGCCGCCTTCACCCTGCTGGTGGCGGCCCTCGCCTGA
- a CDS encoding ATP-binding protein — protein sequence MNSDGTRDARGTHANPVPRPAGSPEMPTVPPVPPMPAGAPGAPGAPGVPPRPDGNAFLSWLRTPRPDAAPGVWRFGHRPRPAEEPETVPARQLLGGALIAFLVGWLIWSLLWNGYLGGWWLVPLYAMIPDSWAPAHSYSAVVLSYVWYAVVAVAIMIGVGRLGRWGEVWRRYGAPRFRQPRERQVVPPPQDDPAQWNQLREAGAGEAAERLVAEAGAGLMRDVDHARIMRAWQGVRSGRHSLATFTGAVLKDGAAACLHPSGERDLPARLAKHDLVTGQVRLGGTVDDPRNPYAYRGTGLALGPELLGTSLLAVGPAGSGKTGSVVWPVAESLCLHALAGRAAVVVVGAAGAGLGPADAYDVVVRIGNPESVYDLDLYGGTTDPDEAAAVLAEALVGDLADPHPGGDSRRSTTVLAQLLGPFRAVHGRFPSVPQLRQLLDGAPGPLAELRAALQDAGQESLLRELDARERQLGHPGDLGSVLADRVALLDRPAFAAFFDTSGQSRPFSLRALDHPVRVRIDLPERGHADASRILARLVLAQFTASVAVREDKSLFACLVLDDATGAVTPEAVRGIQRLRSTNAGAVLTLRTLDDVPGPLRGPLLGATGCRMALSGLTPWDGQDFAEVWGKEWTEARDVTDRQIIADSPAGKAWHALRRVMTGHAPTARAVTVRQVERERWSASELAHGVPPGHAVLSLTNVRGEHAPPLLVDLRG from the coding sequence ATGAACAGCGACGGGACGCGGGACGCGCGGGGCACACATGCGAATCCTGTGCCGCGTCCGGCGGGGTCGCCGGAGATGCCGACGGTGCCTCCCGTGCCGCCGATGCCCGCGGGGGCTCCGGGCGCGCCAGGTGCGCCGGGGGTTCCGCCCAGGCCGGACGGGAACGCCTTTCTGTCCTGGCTGCGGACGCCCCGGCCCGACGCGGCGCCCGGAGTGTGGCGCTTCGGGCACCGGCCGCGGCCTGCGGAGGAGCCGGAGACCGTCCCCGCCCGGCAGTTGCTCGGCGGCGCCCTGATCGCCTTCCTCGTCGGCTGGCTGATCTGGTCCCTGCTCTGGAACGGCTACCTCGGCGGCTGGTGGCTGGTGCCGCTCTACGCGATGATCCCGGACTCCTGGGCGCCGGCCCACTCCTACTCCGCCGTGGTCCTCAGCTACGTCTGGTACGCGGTCGTCGCCGTCGCGATCATGATCGGTGTGGGCCGCCTCGGCCGCTGGGGCGAGGTCTGGCGCCGGTACGGCGCCCCGCGCTTCCGGCAGCCGAGGGAACGGCAGGTCGTACCGCCGCCGCAGGACGACCCCGCCCAGTGGAATCAGCTTCGGGAGGCCGGGGCCGGGGAAGCCGCGGAGCGGCTGGTGGCCGAGGCGGGGGCCGGGCTGATGCGGGACGTGGACCACGCGCGGATCATGCGTGCGTGGCAGGGCGTACGCAGCGGCCGGCACAGTCTGGCGACGTTCACCGGCGCCGTGCTGAAGGACGGGGCGGCCGCGTGCCTGCACCCCTCCGGAGAGCGGGACCTGCCCGCCCGGCTGGCCAAGCACGACCTGGTCACCGGGCAGGTCCGCCTGGGCGGCACCGTCGACGACCCGCGCAACCCGTACGCCTACCGCGGCACGGGCCTGGCCCTGGGCCCCGAGCTGCTCGGCACGTCGCTGCTGGCCGTCGGGCCCGCCGGGTCGGGCAAGACGGGCAGTGTCGTCTGGCCCGTCGCCGAGTCGCTGTGTCTGCACGCGCTCGCCGGGCGGGCCGCGGTGGTGGTCGTGGGGGCGGCGGGCGCGGGGCTGGGGCCGGCCGACGCGTACGACGTCGTCGTGCGGATCGGCAACCCGGAGTCCGTGTACGACCTCGACCTCTACGGCGGGACCACCGATCCCGACGAGGCGGCGGCCGTGCTCGCCGAGGCGCTCGTCGGCGATCTCGCCGACCCGCACCCCGGCGGCGACAGCCGGCGCTCCACCACGGTCCTCGCCCAGCTGCTCGGCCCGTTCCGTGCGGTGCACGGACGCTTCCCGTCGGTGCCGCAGCTGCGGCAGCTGCTGGACGGCGCCCCCGGCCCGCTGGCCGAGCTGCGCGCGGCCCTCCAGGACGCCGGGCAGGAGTCGCTGCTGCGGGAGCTGGACGCGCGCGAACGCCAGCTCGGGCACCCCGGGGACCTCGGGAGCGTCCTGGCGGACCGGGTCGCCCTGCTCGACCGGCCCGCCTTCGCCGCATTCTTCGACACCTCCGGCCAGTCCCGGCCCTTCTCCCTGCGGGCCCTCGACCACCCCGTACGGGTCCGGATCGACCTCCCCGAGCGCGGTCACGCCGACGCCTCGCGCATCCTGGCGCGGCTGGTGCTCGCGCAGTTCACCGCGAGCGTCGCGGTACGGGAGGACAAGTCGCTGTTCGCCTGCCTCGTGCTGGACGACGCCACGGGGGCCGTCACACCGGAGGCCGTGCGCGGCATCCAGCGGCTGCGGTCCACCAACGCGGGGGCGGTCCTCACCCTGCGCACCCTCGACGACGTGCCCGGGCCGTTGCGCGGTCCGCTGCTCGGCGCGACCGGCTGCCGGATGGCACTGTCCGGGCTCACCCCGTGGGACGGGCAGGACTTCGCCGAGGTGTGGGGCAAGGAGTGGACCGAGGCCCGGGACGTCACCGACCGGCAGATCATCGCCGACTCCCCGGCGGGCAAGGCCTGGCACGCGCTGCGCCGGGTCATGACCGGCCACGCCCCCACCGCGCGGGCCGTGACCGTACGGCAGGTGGAGCGGGAGCGGTGGTCCGCGTCCGAACTGGCGCACGGGGTGCCGCCGGGGCACGCGGTGCTGTCGCTGACGAACGTGCGGGGCGAGCACGCGCCGCCGTTGCTGGTGGACCTGCGGGGCTGA
- a CDS encoding TetR/AcrR family transcriptional regulator, producing the protein MSVQERKERERAGRERLIVATARELAEQQGWDAVTTRRLAERIEYSQPVLYSHFRGKREIIGAVALEGAAEMATALRAATSAVASDAPSTADGPRTRVTALARAYLDFAERNPAVYDAMFRLDGGLAFAHEDTPEPLKDAFAALLENLDEVAGDGVHPGLFTEVFWAALHGLATLTRARRLPPEDTERRVALLVERLPVL; encoded by the coding sequence ATGTCGGTACAGGAACGCAAGGAGCGCGAGCGGGCGGGCCGCGAGCGCCTCATCGTGGCCACGGCCCGTGAACTCGCCGAGCAGCAGGGCTGGGACGCGGTCACCACCCGCCGGCTCGCCGAGCGCATCGAATACAGCCAGCCCGTCCTCTACAGCCACTTCCGCGGCAAGCGCGAGATCATCGGGGCCGTCGCCCTGGAAGGGGCCGCCGAGATGGCCACGGCGCTGCGGGCCGCGACCTCAGCCGTAGCCTCCGACGCGCCCTCCACCGCGGACGGCCCCCGCACCCGCGTCACCGCCCTGGCCCGCGCGTACCTCGACTTCGCCGAGCGCAACCCGGCGGTCTACGACGCCATGTTCCGGCTCGACGGCGGCCTGGCGTTCGCCCACGAGGACACCCCCGAGCCGCTGAAGGACGCCTTCGCCGCCCTGCTGGAGAACCTGGACGAGGTCGCCGGGGACGGCGTCCACCCGGGACTGTTCACCGAGGTGTTCTGGGCGGCCCTGCACGGGCTGGCCACCCTCACCCGCGCACGACGTCTCCCCCCGGAGGACACCGAACGCAGAGTGGCCCTCCTGGTGGAGCGACTCCCCGTGCTCTGA
- a CDS encoding glycoside hydrolase family 3 C-terminal domain-containing protein produces MTAQTTPTPPFRDPQLPLAKRIDYLLQRLTLDERIAFLHQFAPAVDRLGVAAFRTGQEALHGVAWMGPATVFPQAVGLGATWNDDLVRRVGEAVSTEVRAMRARDDRVGLNVWSPTVNLLRHPLWGRNEEGYSEDPKLTSAIATAYTRGLRGDHPTYWRTAPVLKHWLAHNNETDRSTTSSSVRPRVLHEYDLRAFRETVEAGAVAGVMPAYNLVNGRPNHVSPYLAEQLRRWTEEPLLVCSDAGAPSNLVDSEHYFDTHEEATAASLRAGVDSFTDHGTESSTMTGRIKGALDKGLLTEEDIDEAVRRQLSVRFRLGEFDADSDPYAGLTDFDTPAHRALAREAAEQAVVLLKNEGDLLPLAADTRIAVVGLLADECKLDWYSGTLLHRSTPLEGLYDRFGAERVTFAEGVDRVRLRALSTGAFVAVPEAAGADDEVRGAEGALDPALLAGRTDLPPLTTDADGTELALVDWGGGVLTFRAPDGRYLSVAEDGYLRASADQPGGWIVQETFSLEPSGSHGNGHLLKHAGTGRYVTVGADGVKVADENPEIFEIMVVQPGEEAVTRVAAEADVVLVVAGNDPHINGRETEDRTGLALPAHQERLLRAARAANPNTALVLVSAYPYAVDPADLPAVLWTAHGGQAAGTALARVLAGDVSPAGRLPQTWYAADADLPDLLDYDVIGGRQTYLYFEGTPLFPFGHGLSYSEFAYGNLVARTGDGALTVSFTVTNTGAVTADEVAQLYVRAVDPSVPRPRRELVGHRRVTLAPGASTELTFRLPLSVLEFWDVAHGTWHLEPGAYELLAGASSEDIRLRTTVAVEGEPVAPRPVVTHGLDAADFDEQRGTEIVDRAKVSGDAVTPTGGGSGELIFRNCDFGAGITSVEVEVSGSGTVEFFLVGGPVLATLTPERPTGDPYAYTTPRTDVSAAGVHDVHLRLRGPLRLAHVGFSG; encoded by the coding sequence GTGACCGCACAGACGACGCCCACGCCGCCTTTCCGCGATCCGCAGCTGCCGCTCGCGAAGCGCATCGACTATCTGCTCCAGCGGCTCACCCTGGACGAGAGGATCGCGTTCCTGCACCAGTTCGCCCCCGCCGTCGACCGACTCGGGGTGGCTGCCTTCCGCACCGGCCAGGAGGCCCTGCACGGCGTGGCCTGGATGGGCCCCGCGACGGTCTTCCCCCAGGCGGTGGGCCTCGGCGCGACCTGGAACGACGACCTCGTGCGCCGCGTCGGCGAGGCCGTGTCCACCGAGGTCCGCGCGATGCGGGCCCGCGACGACCGCGTCGGCCTCAACGTCTGGTCCCCCACGGTCAATCTGCTGCGCCACCCGCTGTGGGGCCGCAACGAGGAGGGCTACTCCGAGGACCCGAAGCTGACCTCGGCGATCGCCACCGCGTACACCCGCGGCCTGCGCGGCGACCACCCCACGTACTGGCGCACGGCCCCCGTGCTCAAACACTGGCTGGCGCACAACAACGAGACCGACCGCTCCACCACCTCCTCCTCGGTCCGCCCGCGCGTCCTGCACGAGTACGACCTGCGCGCCTTCCGCGAGACCGTCGAGGCGGGCGCCGTCGCCGGCGTCATGCCCGCGTACAACCTGGTCAACGGCCGCCCCAACCACGTCTCGCCCTACCTGGCCGAGCAGTTGCGCCGCTGGACCGAGGAGCCGCTGCTGGTCTGCTCGGACGCGGGCGCGCCGTCGAACCTCGTCGACTCCGAGCACTACTTCGACACCCACGAGGAGGCGACCGCCGCCTCGCTGCGCGCCGGGGTCGACAGCTTCACCGACCACGGCACGGAGAGCTCGACGATGACCGGCCGCATCAAGGGCGCGCTGGACAAGGGCCTGTTGACCGAGGAGGACATCGACGAGGCGGTCCGCCGCCAGCTCTCGGTCCGCTTCCGCCTCGGCGAGTTCGACGCCGACAGCGACCCGTACGCCGGCCTCACGGACTTCGACACCCCGGCCCACCGGGCCCTCGCCCGGGAGGCCGCCGAGCAGGCGGTCGTCCTGCTGAAGAACGAGGGCGACCTGCTGCCGCTCGCGGCCGACACCCGGATCGCCGTCGTCGGGCTGCTCGCCGACGAGTGCAAACTCGACTGGTACAGCGGCACCCTCCTCCACCGCTCCACTCCACTCGAAGGCCTGTACGACCGCTTCGGTGCCGAACGCGTGACGTTCGCGGAGGGCGTGGACCGCGTACGCCTGAGGGCGCTGTCCACCGGCGCGTTCGTCGCCGTGCCCGAGGCCGCCGGCGCCGACGACGAGGTACGGGGCGCGGAGGGCGCGCTCGACCCGGCGCTCCTGGCCGGCCGCACCGACCTGCCACCGCTCACCACGGACGCGGACGGCACCGAACTGGCCCTCGTCGACTGGGGCGGGGGCGTCCTCACCTTCCGCGCCCCCGACGGCCGTTACCTCTCGGTCGCCGAGGACGGGTACCTGCGCGCGTCGGCGGATCAGCCGGGCGGCTGGATCGTCCAGGAGACGTTCAGCCTGGAGCCCTCCGGATCCCACGGGAACGGTCACCTCCTCAAGCACGCAGGGACAGGCCGGTACGTCACTGTCGGCGCCGACGGTGTGAAGGTTGCCGACGAGAACCCGGAAATCTTCGAGATCATGGTGGTCCAGCCCGGTGAGGAGGCCGTCACCAGGGTCGCCGCCGAGGCCGACGTGGTCCTCGTCGTCGCGGGCAACGACCCGCACATCAACGGCCGCGAGACCGAGGACCGCACCGGCCTCGCGCTCCCCGCCCACCAGGAGCGCCTGCTGCGCGCCGCCCGCGCCGCCAACCCGAACACCGCGCTGGTGCTGGTCTCGGCCTATCCGTACGCGGTCGACCCCGCCGACCTGCCCGCCGTCCTGTGGACCGCGCACGGCGGCCAGGCCGCGGGCACCGCCCTGGCCCGCGTCCTCGCCGGCGACGTCTCCCCCGCCGGCCGCCTCCCGCAGACCTGGTACGCCGCCGACGCGGACCTCCCCGACCTCCTCGACTACGACGTGATCGGCGGCCGTCAGACGTACCTCTACTTCGAGGGCACCCCGCTCTTCCCGTTCGGCCACGGCCTGTCGTACTCGGAGTTCGCGTACGGAAACCTGGTCGCCCGCACGGGTGATGGCGCCCTGACGGTCTCCTTCACCGTCACCAACACGGGGGCGGTGACCGCCGACGAGGTCGCCCAGCTGTACGTCCGCGCCGTGGACCCGTCGGTCCCGCGCCCCCGCCGCGAGCTGGTCGGCCACCGCCGGGTCACTCTCGCCCCCGGCGCCTCGACGGAGCTGACCTTCCGACTCCCGCTGTCCGTCCTGGAGTTCTGGGACGTGGCCCACGGCACCTGGCACCTGGAGCCCGGCGCGTACGAACTCCTCGCCGGCGCGTCGAGCGAGGACATCCGCCTCCGTACGACCGTCGCCGTCGAGGGCGAGCCCGTGGCTCCGCGACCGGTCGTCACGCACGGCCTGGACGCGGCGGACTTCGACGAACAGCGCGGCACGGAGATCGTCGACCGCGCCAAGGTGTCGGGCGACGCCGTGACCCCGACGGGCGGCGGCTCCGGTGAACTGATCTTCCGCAACTGCGACTTCGGCGCGGGGATCACGTCCGTCGAGGTGGAGGTGTCCGGGTCGGGCACCGTCGAGTTCTTCCTGGTCGGCGGCCCGGTCCTCGCGACACTGACGCCGGAACGCCCCACCGGCGACCCGTACGCCTACACCACGCCGCGCACCGACGTGTCGGCCGCCGGCGTGCACGACGTCCACCTGAGGCTGCGCGGCCCACTGCGGCTGGCGCACGTCGGCTTCTCCGGTTGA